The genomic stretch gtgtctctgcctctctctctctcactgtgtgcctatcataaataaataaaagtttaaagaaaaattaaaaaaaaatagtgaaagggaataaaggggaaaggagaaaaaataagtgggaaatatcagaaagggagacagaacatgaaaaactcctaactctgggaaatgaactaggggtggtggaaggggaggtgggcggggggtgggggtgactgagtgacgggcactgaggtgggcacttgacgggatgagcactgggtgttattgtgtatgttggcaaattgaacaccaataaaaaatttattttaaaaataaataaataaaataaataaaataaaatagtcctgtgacacctcggtggctcagtggttgagcatctgcctttggctcagggcatgattctgggttctggagattgagtcccacatcagattcactgcaaggagcctgcttctctctctctgcctgtgtctctgcctctgtgtgtgtgtctctctcataaataaataaaatctttttcaaaaataaaattaagtaaaaaataaaatagtcctctcttggggcacctgggtggctcagtggttgagcgtctgcctttggctcaggtcatgatcccacagttctgggatggaatcctgcacagggctccccacaggaagcctgcttctccctctgcctatgtctctgcgtttctgtgtgtgtctctcatgaataaataaatcttttaaaaaaatactcttctcTTGAAGTACCCTAGATCCctgaataaaaaaaggaaggaaaaattgcTCTGATGTAGGTAGCACAATGCTGGGGGATCATTTCTGTTGGCCCCTTCCCTTTCCAGTGCCTGGCCATGACCTGTTGCCTTCCACCAGGGGTCGCCAGAGGCCATCGGGATAATCGCCAGGCTCCTAGTAGGAGGCTCCAGGAAGATGGCCAAGAATGTGAGTGCAAAGGTCAGTATCAACAATAGCACTCCACGTCAGGATCCCGCTCTCACCCCTGAGTTCCCTTCATCTCCACCCCACAGACCTGTTCAGATGTTTTCTGAGCTGACTTCACCCACTGCCCTCTCCACCGGCCCACCACGCAGTACCAACGCTCGTCTTCTTCCTGAACCTCCGCAGTTGACCCCTCCCAGGTCCAAGGGGAGTTGGCTGAATCTGTAGCTGCCCCTACCCCTTCACTCTTTTCCCCAAGAACCCAGGGCTGACTCCCAAAAACTTCCTGGATCTTGGTTTTGACCTTCTTTTACTCATAAATAAGACTGAAATCTGGGAGGCAAAATGGTTGGCTAAGTTACggcagccaaaggcagatgcctagatcttttcttcattttttggtcTCCTTAAATGATATCCTGATGCCCCCTCCAAACCTGCTACCAAATTCCTGGCAATACAGGTCAGGCAAAACAACTCAGAAATCCTGGTGCTCATGTAACTGGGTATCTCCTCTGTTCTCTGCTGACTCCTTTCCTAACTTCCAAggcaatctgaaaaaaaaaaactagaaggcAAGGAGGATAGCAAGTAAAGCCCTGTCCTACTTCCTACTCTCTTATTAACCTTCCCCTCTAAGTACCAACCCTGTTATTTCAGACTGGTTCCTGAGAGCTcataaaagaaaacttataaCAGTGCCTGGGATGCCAAAGAAGCAGTGTCCCTGTGATCATTTCAAGGCCAATGTGAAGAAAACCAGTAAGTGTCAAAAGAATGACCTTCCTTAAACCAGAGTCGCTCTATTGAATCAGTGAGGGATAGACCAGGGTTTGAGAATAGACAAGAGAACAAAATGAAGACCaagataaggggatccctgggtggcgcagcggtttggcgcctgcctttggcccagggcgcaatcctggagacccgggatcgaatcccacatcaggctcccggtgcatggagcctgcttctccctctgcctgtgtctctgcctctctctctctctctctctctctgtgactgtcataaataaataaaaaaaaaaaaaaaaaagaccaagataAGCCCATCTCTCAGCCCTTTCTACTCAATGTCaacttaaagaaatagaaagaggaaggaaaacaggatACAATTTTCCTAATACTAGAAAGGTTCAACCAAATTCTTAGATTTTAGAAGCCCATTGCTTATCAAAGTGGAGGGAGATGGAGCTATTGGGCGCCTGGTCATTAATCTCTTAAGATGATACCAGTATCAATGTCAAATAGAATTTGGTTCCTCCCTTCAGCAGTTTTTAAATgccatataaaaaataaattgtcaaattaaaaatgattgaTATTATGaagactgagggatccctggatggcgcagcggtttagcgcctgcctttggctcagggagcgatcctggagacccgggatcgaatcccacgtcagactcccggtgcatggagcctgcttctccctctgcctatgtctctgcctctctctctctctctctgtgactatcataagtaaataaaaatttaaaaaaaaagaaatcgatATTATGAAGACTGAGATAAATGAGGATCCTCATCACTGCTGGTAGAAGTAAAATAGGAAGTACCTATcaaaaatgtatctatttttaaaaattttattttggggggctcCTGtatgggtcagttggttaagcatctggctcttgattttgcctcaggtcatgatctcaaggtcctaggattgagccctatgtcaggctccatgctcagaggggtctgcttgaggattatctctctctctctctctccactctgccccttccccctactcGAGTTATatcttctgtctcaaataaataaatcttttttaaaaaataaaataaatattttattttttaagtaacctgtacccccagtgtggggctcaaactcacaaccccaagatcaagagttgcatgctctaccaactgagccagccaggagtccctCCTATCAAAAATTTAAGTGTGTGTACCTTTTATTCCAGTAATCTCACTTCAAGCAATCTCCAGCATAGGATATTAGCATGGATACTCAAAGatatacataaaagaatattatagcAGTATTTGTATtaacaaatagattaaaatagaaaCTATGCATCAAAAACAAATTGGGTAATTCTGTAGTTGTCAAAAATGATGAGGTAAATCATTATGTGTTGATTAGAAAGATATCcacaatagataaaataaaaaagagaggcacccgggtggcatgatcagttaagcgtccaactcttacTTTTGGCTAGGGTCGTGATCTGGGGAtaagatggagtcctgcatcaggctccatgctcagcacagagtctgtttgagatattctctctctctctctctctctctctctctctctcctgtctctccttctcatgctctctctctctctctctaaaataaataaatattttataaagaaagagagggttgcctgggtggctcagttagttaagcatctgcctttcggctcaggtcatgatctccaggtcctagatcaagccccactttgggcttcttgctcaacagggagtctgcttctctctctctctctctctctctctaataaataaaatcttttttttaatttttatttatttatgatagtcacacacagagagagagagagagagagagaggcagagacataggcagagggagaagcaggctctatgcactgggagcccgacgtgggattcgatccggggtctccagtatcacgccctgggccaaaggcaggcactaaaccgctgtgccacccagagatccctaaataaaatcttaaaataaaaaaagaaagaaaaaaagaaagagatgccAAGACCTTACTTTACActcttcatgaaaataaatttcaagtccATTGAAGAGctaaatttgagaaacaaatttaTAAGGGAACATGAGAGAATATAATCACGATCCTGAGGTAGGAAAGGATTTcttaaatgagatttaaaaaagataagccatgggatctctgagtggctcagcgatttggtgcctgcctttggcccagggcatgatcctggagtcgcgggatcaagtcctgcatcgggctccctgcatggagcctgctcctccctctgcctgtgtctctgtctgtctgtctctctctctgcctatcacgaataaatgaaaaaaattttttaaatcttaaaaaaaaaaaagataaggggggcacttgatgggatgagcactgggtgttattctgtatgttggcaaattgaacaccaataaaaaataaatttattatttaaaaaaaaagataagccataagataaaagattaataaatctGATTTCactgaaattaagaaattttggtcatcaaaagaatgaaataacaatctagtatatgtgctgccgaagcgagcactgaaATAACAATCTAAAAGTAGATTATATCTGCAGCATATGAAACGGACAAAGGATTAGTATTCccaatatacaaagaattctgaCAGACCAATGAGAGGAAGTCAGGTAACACAACAGACAAATAGGCAAAAGTTGAATTGGCATTTCAGAGATAGGGAAATCTGAAAGgctaataaacatatgaaatggCACCCACCCTTACTAGTAATTGgaaaaatgtgaatcaaaaccaaatggagggatgcctgggtgggttagcggttgggtgtctgccttcagctcaggacgtgatcctgaaaGGCCTGTatcgagtccgacatcgggctccctgcatggggcctgcttctccctctgcctatgtctctgcctctctctgtctctctcatgaataaataaaaaataaaataaaacctttaaaaataaaataaaataaaacaaaacagatagcCCTATACATCATTagattggcaaaaattttaaagtcttacAATACAAACTTTGGCAGAGTAGGACAGAGAAACTCTCATCCTGCTACTGGGAGTAATTAATTAGTAAATCACTTTGAAAAGTGATTTTAGCAGCTATCTACTAAAGTTTAAGTTCTTTGACCaagaaattctactcctaaaaaaaaaagaaaagaaattctactCCTTGGTATATCCTCAAAAGGAATGTATTCCTATATACACCagaacacacatacaaaaatttcATAGCAGCATTCCTCATAACTACCCCAAGCTGATCATTGAccaatgagtaaataaatggtgGTATCTTCAAATATTATGTATCAGTGAAAATGAATGTATAACAATGTAAATGAATCTGACATATataacaatgaatttttaaaaagatacaaagaaatagcTATAGTATGATTTCATatacataaatttcaaaaataggcaaaactaaactaaattacTTAGGAATACATAATTAAGTAGtaaactaataaagaaaaaagtcagggatccctgggtggcgcagcggtttggcgcctgcctttggcccagggcgtgatcctggagacccgggatcgaatcccacgtcgggctcccggtgcatggagcctgcttctccctctgcctgtgtctctgcctcgatctctctctctgtgtgactatcataaataaataaaaatttataaaaaaaaaaaaaagtcaatgtttaCTATAAAAGTCAGGATTACCTCTGAGAGGGGGGAAGGGAAGTATAGAGATCAGAAAAGGAGAGGAGTAGCTGGCaatattccttttctattttttcttaggCCTGGGTATTAGTTTTTTGGACAGCTGCTTTAGAACTATTTATTGAAATGCACATACAAGTTTTTATGGACTTCCATTGATGTAAATGTAGTATCTAGCAATAATGGATGATTTGTTAAAGGTGCAGAGCAAAGCAATATGTATAGCataatctcatttttttgtttct from Canis lupus dingo isolate Sandy chromosome 1, ASM325472v2, whole genome shotgun sequence encodes the following:
- the CXCL17 gene encoding C-X-C motif chemokine 17 isoform X1; protein product: MKILISSLLLLLPLMLMPVVSSSPNPGVARGHRDNRQAPSRRLQEDGQECECKDWFLRAHKRKLITVPGMPKKQCPCDHFKANVKKTRNQRHHRKPNKHSRACQEFLKQCQLKSFALPL
- the CXCL17 gene encoding C-X-C motif chemokine 17 isoform X2, yielding MTCCLPPGVARGHRDNRQAPSRRLQEDGQECECKDWFLRAHKRKLITVPGMPKKQCPCDHFKANVKKTRNQRHHRKPNKHSRACQEFLKQCQLKSFALPL